A single genomic interval of Rhizophagus irregularis chromosome 15, complete sequence harbors:
- a CDS encoding uncharacterized protein (SECRETED:cutsite_ANA-GS; SECRETED:prob_0.4508); SECRETED:SignalP(1-25), which produces MNALIAILAVISFMTFKILTILANAGSDQRWETSRETLEKEGIAKVNLYPKALLKELFPKSLITQYYGRVNLVLSNGDDWNVIVVLQFAIKPSFRNLPEHVFIESKLLNVMEKVDNKPIEIENLIHRMALDVLGRADFGFDFNV; this is translated from the exons ATGAATGCCCTTATAGCCATTTTAGCTGTGATATCTTTTATGACCtttaaaatact TACAATATTAGCTAATGCTGGATCAGATCAGCGTTGGGAAACCTCACGTGAGACTTTGGAGAAAGAAGGAATCGCAAAGGTTA ATTTGTATCCTAAAGCTTTACTCAAAGAATTGTTTCCAAAATCTTTAATAACTCAATATTATGGCCGTGTAAACTTAGTATTGTCTAATGGAGAC GATTGGAACGTCATCG tcGTATTGCAATTTGCAATCAAACCTTCTTTTCGAAATTTGCCAGAACACGTTTTTATTGAATCGAAATTATTGAATGTCATGGAAAAAGTTGACAATAAACctattgaaattgaaaatctCATACATAGGATGGCTTTAGATGTTCTTGGAAGAGCTGACTTTGgttttgattttaatgtatga